A stretch of Sphingorhabdus sp. YGSMI21 DNA encodes these proteins:
- the alr gene encoding alanine racemase, with amino-acid sequence MSDTKPHIPSTARVKLDSGALVANWRALDRMSGAAKAGAAVKANAYGLGARDVVRRLVTAGCTDFFVANWQEAQEIEDLTTGKAGVSVLNGVRAADLAFALQSPAKPVLNSLEQVQRWKSTGKPCDVMINSGMNRLGINVEDLEANLFAGMGIDMVMSHLASADEDGPQNEEQLSQFRAALQIVPGKRTSLANSAGIALGSDYHFDVTRPGLSLYGGVQRPALDDIVSQVAFPQAEILQVRSLLPGDRLGYNAQYIADEPHKIGILAMGYADGYLRGFSNSGMFMHDGMLLPVLGRVSMDLIAIDLAAAPYLAEGDWVECEYDLEVASSQSGLSQYELITGLGNRLAREWT; translated from the coding sequence ATGAGTGACACAAAACCGCATATTCCGTCGACCGCGCGCGTAAAGCTGGATTCCGGGGCGCTGGTTGCGAACTGGCGTGCGCTGGACCGGATGTCGGGCGCGGCCAAAGCCGGCGCGGCCGTCAAGGCCAATGCTTATGGTCTGGGCGCACGCGACGTTGTGCGCAGGCTGGTCACGGCAGGCTGCACCGACTTCTTTGTCGCCAACTGGCAGGAAGCGCAGGAAATCGAAGACCTGACCACGGGCAAAGCGGGCGTATCCGTGCTCAATGGCGTGCGCGCCGCGGACCTGGCATTTGCGCTCCAATCCCCGGCAAAACCCGTTCTGAACAGTCTCGAGCAGGTGCAGCGCTGGAAATCGACGGGTAAGCCATGCGACGTGATGATCAACAGCGGGATGAACCGGCTCGGCATCAATGTGGAAGATCTGGAAGCCAATCTGTTCGCCGGGATGGGAATCGATATGGTGATGAGCCATCTTGCTTCTGCTGATGAAGACGGGCCACAGAATGAAGAGCAGCTCAGCCAATTTCGGGCGGCGCTGCAAATCGTGCCAGGCAAGCGGACCAGTCTGGCCAACAGCGCCGGCATCGCACTGGGCAGCGACTATCATTTCGACGTCACGCGTCCCGGCCTTTCGCTCTACGGCGGTGTCCAGCGTCCGGCTCTCGACGATATCGTCAGCCAGGTGGCATTTCCGCAGGCAGAGATTCTCCAGGTCCGCTCGCTGCTTCCAGGTGACAGGCTAGGCTATAATGCACAATATATCGCGGACGAGCCGCACAAGATCGGTATATTGGCGATGGGCTATGCCGACGGATATTTGCGGGGCTTTTCGAACAGCGGCATGTTCATGCACGATGGAATGCTTTTGCCCGTACTGGGCCGTGTTTCGATGGATCTGATCGCGATCGATCTTGCGGCAGCACCCTATCTCGCAGAAGGCGACTGGGTCGAATGCGAATATGATCTCGAGGTCGCTTCGTCTCAGTCGGGCCTCTCGCAATATGAATTGATCACCGGGCTAGGCAATCGTCTGGCGCGGGAATGGACATAG
- the bioB gene encoding biotin synthase BioB, which produces MNLDENISSPPQGGAQTIAQDSSGPCPAAGNTVRNDWTREEIAALFDLPFDELVFQAATVHRANHKPGEVQLSTLLSIKTGGCPEDCGYCNQSAGAKSGLKAEKLLDVRTVLQNAAQAKDRGSSRFCMGAAWRNPKDRDMPAIIEMIKGVRQMGMETCMTLGMLTKEQSEMLSEAGLDYYNHNIDTSPEHYEKVITTRTFDDRLETLENVRNSGINVCSGGIVGMGETREDRVGFVHALATLPKHPESVPVNALVPVKGTVLGDMLADTPLAKIDDIEFVRTIAVARITMPASMVRLSAGRESMSESTQALCFLAGANSIFTGDKLLTTGNAGDDADETLFAKLGLVPMEAEQRECKLEAAE; this is translated from the coding sequence ATGAATTTAGACGAAAATATTAGTTCCCCGCCGCAGGGCGGGGCCCAGACGATTGCTCAGGACAGTTCTGGACCCTGCCCTGCGGCAGGGAACACAGTCCGCAACGACTGGACCCGCGAGGAAATCGCCGCCTTGTTCGACCTGCCGTTCGACGAACTCGTTTTTCAGGCGGCAACCGTCCATCGCGCCAATCACAAGCCCGGAGAGGTCCAGCTTTCAACCCTGCTGTCGATCAAGACCGGCGGCTGCCCCGAAGATTGCGGCTATTGCAACCAGTCCGCCGGCGCGAAATCGGGCCTGAAGGCGGAGAAACTGCTCGACGTGCGCACCGTGCTGCAAAATGCGGCGCAGGCGAAGGATCGCGGATCCTCCCGCTTCTGCATGGGCGCTGCCTGGCGTAATCCCAAAGACCGCGACATGCCGGCGATCATCGAGATGATCAAGGGCGTCCGGCAGATGGGCATGGAAACCTGCATGACATTGGGTATGCTGACCAAGGAACAGTCGGAAATGCTGTCCGAAGCGGGTCTCGATTATTATAATCACAATATCGATACTTCGCCTGAGCATTATGAGAAGGTGATCACCACGCGTACCTTCGACGACCGTCTCGAAACGCTCGAAAATGTACGAAACAGCGGCATCAACGTCTGCTCCGGCGGCATCGTCGGCATGGGCGAGACCCGCGAAGACCGGGTCGGTTTTGTCCATGCTCTGGCGACCCTGCCGAAACATCCGGAAAGTGTTCCGGTTAATGCACTGGTCCCGGTCAAGGGCACCGTGCTCGGCGATATGCTTGCCGATACACCGCTGGCAAAGATCGACGATATCGAATTTGTCCGCACGATAGCCGTGGCACGGATCACCATGCCCGCTTCGATGGTCCGCCTGTCCGCTGGCCGCGAAAGCATGAGCGAAAGCACGCAGGCTTTGTGTTTCCTTGCCGGTGCCAACAGCATCTTCACCGGCGACAAATTGCTGACCACCGGCAACGCCGGCGATGATGCGGACGAGACGTTATTCGCTAAACTGGGTCTGGTTCCGATGGAAGCGGAACAGCGGGAATGCAAGCTGGAGGCGGCTGAGTAA
- a CDS encoding enoyl-CoA hydratase-related protein codes for MEFENIKLDIADQVATITLNKPERLNACSLGMADDIFIALDKLEDARALVITGEGRAFCAGADLQAKNDSALSGGQGSYAALNQHYNPLMLKLAKLDIPTITAVNGPAAGVGCSIALASDFAIAGKSAYFLQAFVNIGLVPDGGASWMLTRIVGKARATEMMLLGEKIHGEKAADWGLIYKCVEDAALMDEAGMLAKRLAGGPTVALGVMRQNLAAALESDYASALVREAEGQRIAGDSKDAREGAIAFLQKRPTEFKGE; via the coding sequence ATGGAATTCGAAAATATCAAGCTCGACATCGCCGATCAGGTGGCCACCATCACGCTCAACAAGCCGGAGCGGCTCAACGCCTGTTCGCTGGGGATGGCGGATGACATTTTCATCGCGCTGGACAAGCTGGAGGATGCGCGCGCGCTGGTGATCACCGGCGAAGGCCGTGCGTTCTGTGCCGGCGCCGATTTGCAGGCGAAGAATGACAGCGCCTTGTCGGGCGGGCAGGGCAGCTATGCCGCGCTCAACCAGCATTATAACCCGCTGATGCTGAAACTGGCGAAGCTCGACATTCCGACGATCACTGCGGTCAACGGACCGGCTGCCGGCGTCGGTTGTTCGATTGCGCTGGCGAGCGACTTCGCGATTGCCGGGAAGTCGGCTTATTTTCTGCAGGCCTTCGTCAATATCGGCCTTGTGCCCGATGGCGGCGCATCGTGGATGCTGACCCGTATTGTCGGCAAGGCCCGCGCAACGGAAATGATGCTGCTCGGCGAGAAGATCCATGGCGAGAAGGCTGCGGACTGGGGACTGATCTATAAATGCGTTGAAGATGCTGCGCTGATGGATGAGGCAGGTATGCTGGCAAAACGCTTGGCGGGTGGCCCGACCGTGGCTCTCGGCGTCATGCGCCAGAATCTGGCAGCTGCGCTCGAAAGCGATTATGCTTCGGCGCTGGTGCGGGAAGCCGAAGGCCAGCGGATTGCCGGCGACAGCAAGGACGCGCGCGAAGGCGCGATTGCCTTTCTGCAGAAGCGGCCAACAGAATTTAAGGGTGAGTAG
- a CDS encoding MFS transporter — MASDVAAAGQREPTQKEIRLVIAASSAGTIFEWYDFFIYGTLFYIIGPTFFPSGNPTLEILMVWATFAIGFGFRPVGAILFGFLGDKLGRKYTFLVTVTLMGIATAGVGLIPSAETIGLAAPLIVIFLRILQGLALGGEYGGAAIYVAEHAPTNKRGYYTSYIQASVAGGFVLSIGVILACRFLIPEQAFNDWGWRVPFLLSIILLAISLWMRLKLNESPVFQAMKAAGETAGNPFVESFTYPGNKKRIFVALFGITGVLTTIWYTAFFSGMSFLRGPMNMEARTVDIILFVSGLIAMSFYLVVGKWSDRVGRKKPIIVGALLSLLLLFPAFWGLGQLANPGLTEAAQTSPVRVEGNACSTDPFAELFSREQSDCGKILETLTSAGVSYTLVDASALKLSAGNNNIPINPDWMADGAARSSGIRDALAAFGYDFAKQQPDMASILGIVAILLVLGALSALTYGSVAALLSEMFPAKIRYSSMSIPYHIGAGYLGGFLPLIAGYIVARSGDIYAGLWYTWAVVAFGVIVAWWGIPNDPEAALDEDR, encoded by the coding sequence ATGGCCAGTGATGTAGCAGCGGCGGGGCAACGCGAGCCGACGCAGAAGGAAATAAGACTGGTCATAGCGGCCTCTTCCGCCGGCACCATTTTCGAATGGTATGACTTTTTTATCTACGGCACGCTCTTCTACATCATCGGGCCGACCTTCTTCCCGAGCGGCAATCCGACGCTCGAAATATTGATGGTATGGGCGACCTTCGCCATCGGTTTCGGTTTCCGTCCGGTCGGCGCCATTCTGTTCGGCTTTCTCGGCGACAAGCTGGGCCGCAAATATACGTTCCTTGTCACGGTTACGCTGATGGGCATTGCCACTGCCGGCGTCGGCTTGATCCCCAGCGCCGAGACGATCGGTCTGGCGGCGCCGCTGATTGTGATTTTCCTTCGGATATTGCAGGGTCTGGCGCTGGGCGGGGAATATGGCGGCGCGGCCATCTATGTCGCGGAACATGCGCCGACCAACAAGCGCGGCTATTATACCAGCTATATCCAGGCCAGCGTCGCCGGCGGTTTCGTTCTCTCGATCGGCGTCATATTGGCCTGCCGTTTCCTGATCCCGGAACAGGCGTTCAACGACTGGGGCTGGCGGGTGCCGTTCCTGCTGTCGATCATCCTGCTGGCGATATCGCTGTGGATGCGGCTGAAGCTCAACGAGAGTCCGGTGTTCCAGGCGATGAAGGCCGCGGGCGAGACCGCAGGCAATCCCTTTGTCGAAAGCTTCACCTATCCGGGCAACAAGAAACGTATCTTCGTCGCCCTGTTCGGCATCACCGGCGTGTTGACGACGATCTGGTACACGGCCTTTTTCTCCGGCATGTCCTTTCTGCGCGGACCGATGAACATGGAGGCGCGCACCGTCGACATCATATTGTTCGTCTCCGGCCTGATCGCCATGTCCTTCTATCTGGTGGTCGGCAAATGGTCGGACCGGGTGGGGCGCAAGAAACCGATCATCGTCGGTGCTTTGCTCTCGCTGCTGTTGCTGTTCCCAGCCTTCTGGGGCCTGGGCCAGCTCGCCAATCCCGGCCTGACCGAAGCCGCACAGACGAGCCCCGTCCGGGTCGAGGGTAATGCATGCAGCACCGATCCCTTTGCCGAACTGTTCAGCCGCGAACAGAGCGATTGCGGCAAGATTCTGGAAACGCTGACATCTGCAGGCGTTTCCTATACGCTGGTCGATGCCAGCGCGCTGAAACTCAGTGCCGGCAATAACAACATACCGATCAATCCGGACTGGATGGCAGACGGCGCCGCCCGCAGCAGTGGCATTCGCGACGCGCTTGCCGCCTTTGGCTATGATTTTGCCAAGCAGCAGCCAGATATGGCCAGCATATTGGGCATTGTCGCGATCCTCCTGGTACTGGGCGCTCTGAGCGCTCTGACCTACGGATCGGTTGCGGCGTTGTTATCGGAAATGTTCCCGGCCAAGATCCGCTACAGCTCGATGTCGATACCCTATCATATCGGGGCCGGATATCTTGGCGGCTTCCTGCCGCTGATTGCCGGATATATCGTCGCCCGGTCAGGCGATATATATGCCGGTCTCTGGTACACATGGGCGGTCGTCGCTTTCGGAGTCATCGTTGCCTGGTGGGGCATACCGAACGACCCCGAAGCGGCTCTCGACGAAGACCGATAA
- the scpA gene encoding methylmalonyl-CoA mutase: MTDKPTIKDWQELADKEVKGRDLTWETPEGIAVKPLYTAEDAGDPGLPGFGPFTRGVKASMYAGRPWTIRQYAGFSTAEESNAFYRRNLAAGQKGLSVAFDLATHRGYDSDHPRVVGDVGKAGVAIDSVEDMKILFDQIPLDEMSVSMTMNGAVIPCLAFYIIAAEEQGVSQDKLSGTIQNDILKEFMVRNTYIYPPAPSMRIISDIIGYTSEHMPKFNSISISGYHMHEAGATAVQELAFTIADGREYAKQAMATGLDIDAFAGRLSFFFGIGMNFFMEVAKLRAARTLWHRVMTDLGAQSERSKMLRTHCQTSGVSLTEQDPYNNVIRTTIEAMAATLGGTQSLHTNALDEAIALPTDFSARIARNTQIVLQEEAGITKVVDPLGGSYYVEALTEELVDKAWEIIERVGSEGGMAKAVADGWPKAMIEEAAAGRQAAVDKGDAVIVGVNKYRLPEEDAMETLDIDNAKVRQGQIARLEKMRADRDEAACQAALKALTDGAKGGGNVLALAVDAARKRASLGEISDAMEAVFGRYETQPTPVKGIYGKAYEGDARYAMVIEGVDAVSQRLGRKPKILVAKMGQDGHDRGANVVSSAFTDMGFDVISGPLFQTPGETRDLALAENVDAVGASSLAAGHKTLIPELINLLKESGRGDIKVFAGGVIPAKDYEFLRKSGVVGIYGPGSNIVECAADILRLLGHNMPPEEEAAE, encoded by the coding sequence ATGACCGATAAACCGACGATCAAAGACTGGCAGGAACTGGCTGACAAGGAAGTGAAGGGCCGCGACCTCACTTGGGAAACGCCCGAGGGTATCGCTGTCAAACCGCTTTATACGGCAGAAGACGCTGGTGACCCCGGTCTGCCCGGCTTCGGTCCGTTCACCCGGGGCGTCAAGGCCAGCATGTATGCCGGGCGGCCGTGGACGATCCGCCAATATGCCGGTTTCTCGACCGCAGAGGAATCCAACGCCTTTTATCGTCGCAATCTTGCTGCAGGGCAAAAGGGCCTCTCGGTAGCCTTCGATCTTGCTACGCACCGCGGCTATGACAGCGACCATCCGCGCGTGGTCGGTGATGTCGGCAAGGCCGGCGTCGCGATTGACAGCGTCGAGGATATGAAAATCCTGTTCGACCAGATCCCGCTCGACGAAATGTCGGTGTCGATGACGATGAACGGCGCTGTTATTCCGTGTCTCGCCTTCTACATCATCGCGGCGGAAGAGCAGGGGGTCTCGCAGGACAAGCTGTCCGGCACGATCCAGAATGATATTCTCAAAGAGTTCATGGTGCGGAATACCTATATCTATCCGCCTGCGCCTTCGATGCGGATCATCTCCGACATTATCGGTTATACGTCCGAGCATATGCCGAAGTTCAACAGCATCTCGATCAGCGGCTATCATATGCATGAAGCGGGCGCGACGGCGGTTCAGGAACTGGCCTTCACCATTGCCGATGGCCGCGAATATGCCAAACAGGCGATGGCGACGGGGCTGGATATCGATGCTTTTGCAGGTCGTCTGAGTTTCTTCTTTGGCATCGGCATGAATTTCTTCATGGAAGTCGCGAAGCTGCGGGCGGCGCGGACATTGTGGCATCGGGTGATGACCGATCTCGGCGCGCAATCCGAACGGTCGAAAATGCTGCGCACCCACTGCCAGACGTCGGGCGTGTCGCTGACTGAGCAAGATCCCTACAATAACGTCATCCGCACGACGATTGAGGCGATGGCCGCGACTTTGGGCGGAACCCAGTCGCTGCACACCAATGCGCTGGACGAAGCGATCGCGCTGCCGACCGATTTCTCGGCCCGAATTGCGCGGAACACGCAGATCGTGTTGCAGGAAGAAGCCGGCATTACCAAGGTCGTCGATCCGCTCGGCGGCAGCTATTATGTCGAGGCGCTGACCGAGGAACTGGTCGACAAGGCTTGGGAAATTATCGAACGCGTGGGTTCGGAAGGCGGCATGGCGAAAGCGGTTGCCGATGGCTGGCCCAAGGCGATGATCGAGGAAGCCGCTGCCGGTCGTCAGGCCGCCGTGGACAAGGGCGACGCGGTGATCGTCGGCGTCAACAAATATCGCCTTCCCGAAGAAGACGCGATGGAAACGCTCGACATCGACAATGCGAAAGTCCGCCAGGGCCAGATTGCCCGGCTCGAGAAAATGCGCGCCGATCGCGACGAGGCTGCCTGTCAGGCGGCGCTCAAGGCGCTGACCGATGGCGCGAAAGGCGGCGGCAATGTGCTGGCGCTGGCCGTCGATGCGGCGCGCAAACGGGCTTCGCTCGGCGAGATATCCGACGCGATGGAAGCGGTCTTCGGCCGCTACGAGACCCAGCCGACACCGGTCAAGGGCATTTACGGCAAGGCTTATGAAGGCGATGCCCGCTATGCGATGGTGATCGAAGGTGTTGACGCGGTCTCGCAACGGCTTGGTCGCAAGCCGAAAATCCTCGTCGCAAAAATGGGGCAGGACGGTCATGACCGCGGCGCCAATGTCGTGTCGAGCGCGTTCACCGACATGGGTTTCGACGTGATTTCCGGACCCTTGTTCCAGACGCCCGGGGAAACCCGCGATCTCGCTCTGGCGGAAAATGTCGATGCAGTCGGCGCGTCCAGTCTGGCGGCGGGCCACAAGACATTGATCCCCGAACTGATCAACCTGCTGAAAGAGTCCGGGCGCGGCGATATCAAGGTATTTGCCGGCGGCGTTATCCCGGCCAAGGACTATGAATTCCTGCGCAAGAGCGGCGTGGTCGGAATCTATGGACCAGGCAGCAATATTGTGGAATGTGCCGCCGACATATTGAGATTGCTGGGGCATAATATGCCTCCTGAAGAGGAAGCTGCGGAATGA
- the proS gene encoding proline--tRNA ligase, which translates to MKKNALSISREEDFAAWYQQVITEADMAEESGVRGSMIMRPWGYGIWERVQFLMDQRIKASGHENCYFPLFIPLSYFSKEAEHVDGFAKEMAVVTHHRLIKGEDGGLVVDPEAKLEEPLVVRPTSETVIGTAFARWVQSWRDLPVMINQWANVVRWEMRTRMFLRTTEFLWQEGHTAHATKAEAMEETLNALEMYRDFSESVLAMPVVAGEKPENERFPGADATYSIEAMMQDGKALQAGTSHFLGQTFSKAQNIRFQDKDGEFQFAYTTSWGTSTRMIGGVIMTHGDDDGMRVPPLIAPYQVVIVPMLRDKPEDEEVLDYCKALAKDIAQLRAFDEPVRVKLDISGAKTQTKRWSWVKKGAPIILEIGPRDMAEDKVAMIRRDALYQDNGKLDTKFLAKADFIPEIPALLSDIQTALHEEAKERLSGNIKRGVEYWSDVERFYAAKKKHPGWLEVQWCKATGEELEAIEERLKKLKLTFRNVPVDAAPADGNCIFTGKPAVERIIIGKAY; encoded by the coding sequence GTGAAGAAAAATGCCCTTTCAATCAGCCGCGAAGAGGATTTCGCGGCCTGGTATCAACAAGTCATTACCGAAGCCGACATGGCCGAAGAATCGGGCGTGCGCGGCAGCATGATCATGCGGCCCTGGGGCTATGGCATCTGGGAACGGGTGCAATTTCTGATGGACCAGCGGATCAAGGCGTCCGGCCATGAAAATTGCTATTTCCCGCTGTTCATCCCGCTCAGCTATTTCTCGAAAGAGGCCGAGCATGTCGACGGATTTGCCAAGGAAATGGCGGTTGTCACGCATCACCGGCTGATCAAGGGCGAAGATGGCGGACTGGTCGTCGATCCGGAAGCCAAGCTGGAAGAACCACTGGTCGTACGGCCGACATCCGAGACCGTGATCGGCACCGCTTTTGCCCGCTGGGTGCAAAGCTGGCGCGACCTTCCGGTGATGATCAACCAGTGGGCCAATGTCGTGCGCTGGGAAATGCGGACCAGAATGTTTCTGCGGACCACCGAATTTCTCTGGCAGGAAGGTCATACGGCCCACGCCACCAAGGCCGAGGCGATGGAAGAAACGCTCAACGCGCTGGAAATGTACCGTGACTTTTCGGAAAGCGTGCTGGCCATGCCGGTCGTCGCTGGCGAAAAGCCGGAGAATGAACGTTTTCCCGGCGCCGATGCGACTTACTCTATCGAGGCGATGATGCAGGATGGTAAGGCTTTGCAGGCCGGTACCAGCCACTTCCTTGGCCAGACGTTCAGCAAGGCGCAGAATATCCGTTTTCAGGACAAGGATGGCGAATTCCAGTTTGCCTATACGACCAGCTGGGGCACGTCGACCCGGATGATCGGCGGCGTCATCATGACCCATGGCGACGACGACGGTATGCGCGTACCGCCACTGATCGCGCCCTATCAGGTGGTGATCGTGCCGATGCTGCGCGACAAGCCGGAAGACGAAGAGGTGCTGGACTATTGCAAGGCGCTGGCGAAGGATATTGCCCAGCTCAGAGCCTTTGACGAACCGGTCCGGGTAAAGCTCGATATCAGCGGCGCGAAAACCCAGACCAAACGCTGGTCATGGGTCAAGAAAGGCGCGCCAATTATTCTTGAAATCGGTCCGCGCGACATGGCCGAGGACAAGGTCGCGATGATCCGGCGCGACGCGCTTTATCAGGACAATGGAAAACTCGACACGAAATTTCTCGCCAAGGCGGATTTCATCCCCGAGATCCCGGCCCTGCTGTCCGATATCCAGACCGCACTACATGAAGAAGCCAAGGAGCGTCTCAGCGGCAATATCAAGCGGGGCGTGGAATATTGGTCCGACGTCGAACGTTTCTATGCGGCGAAAAAGAAACATCCGGGATGGCTGGAAGTGCAATGGTGCAAGGCGACCGGCGAAGAGCTGGAAGCAATCGAAGAGCGGCTGAAAAAACTAAAGCTGACGTTCCGTAACGTGCCGGTTGATGCCGCGCCCGCTGACGGCAATTGCATTTTTACGGGCAAACCGGCGGTCGAGCGGATCATCATCGGCAAAGCATATTAA
- the phaR gene encoding polyhydroxyalkanoate synthesis repressor PhaR, which translates to MAKSKNNNPGDPITIKKYANRRLYNTQTSSYITLDFLAEMTRNDEDFIVVDAKTGEDITHNVLTQIIVDEESSGKQMLPVKFLRQLISMYGNSMQSLMPSYLEASMDNFRKNQKQFQEAVEGALNKNPLGQMAVKNQKQFQEAVENALKASPLAGVFEKALSLGQSDSAEADDVAQAGDSEKDAEIMALKQQLADIQSKIDKLDS; encoded by the coding sequence ATGGCCAAGTCCAAGAACAATAATCCGGGTGATCCGATAACCATCAAGAAATACGCCAATCGTCGCCTCTACAACACCCAGACGTCGAGCTATATCACGCTAGACTTTCTTGCCGAGATGACCCGCAACGATGAGGATTTCATCGTGGTCGACGCGAAGACCGGCGAGGATATAACCCATAATGTGCTGACCCAGATCATCGTCGACGAGGAAAGCAGCGGCAAGCAAATGCTGCCGGTGAAATTCCTGCGCCAGCTGATCTCCATGTATGGCAACAGCATGCAGTCGTTGATGCCGTCCTATCTCGAAGCGTCAATGGATAATTTCCGCAAGAACCAGAAGCAGTTTCAGGAAGCGGTAGAGGGTGCGCTCAACAAGAATCCACTGGGCCAGATGGCGGTCAAGAACCAGAAGCAATTCCAGGAAGCCGTGGAAAATGCCCTGAAGGCAAGCCCGCTGGCCGGTGTCTTTGAAAAGGCGCTGAGCCTTGGCCAGAGTGACAGCGCGGAAGCGGATGATGTAGCGCAGGCCGGTGATTCGGAAAAAGATGCCGAAATCATGGCGCTGAAACAGCAACTGGCCGATATACAGTCGAAAATCGACAAGCTCGATAGCTGA
- a CDS encoding acetyl/propionyl/methylcrotonyl-CoA carboxylase subunit alpha yields MFKKILIANRGEIACRVIRTAQKMGIKTVAVYSDADARSPHVKMADEAVHIGPSPAAESYLIAEKIIQACKDTGAEAVHPGYGFLSERTSFAQELADNDIAFIGPPPNAIAAMGDKIESKKLAEKAGVSVVPGHIGEIDDTEHAVRISSEIGYPVMMKASAGGGGKGMRLAWNEKDVREGFEATKREGLASFGDDRVFIEKFIEQPRHIEIQVLGDKHGNVIYLGERECSIQRRHQKVVEEAPSPFVDPEMRKKMGEQAVALSQAVGYYSAGTVELIVGADKSFYFLEMNTRLQVEHPVTEYITGLDLVEQMIRVAYGEKLPLTQDEVTLTGWAVENRVYAEDPYRGFLPSTGRLVKYRPPAAEEGIRVDDGVAEGGEVSIFYDPMIAKLITYGETRIEAIDRQIDALNRFELVGPGHNIDFLSALMQHERFREGNITTNFIAEEYPDGFQGAPASDELIANLAAIGAFAATAHADRARRVDSQLGKRLEAPSEWQVKIGDKTMDVTISEEEISVDGVAIDLSTEYTPGDSLILAEVAGKPLSVKIAKTADGFALNSHGATHKARILPAHVAQHAVHMIEKIPPDLSKFLLCPMPGLLVALHVGEGDAVVEGQPLAVVEAMKMENILRAEKNGVVKSVEAAQGDSLAVDAVILELE; encoded by the coding sequence TTGTTTAAGAAGATACTCATAGCCAACCGTGGCGAAATTGCCTGCCGCGTCATTCGCACCGCCCAGAAAATGGGTATCAAGACGGTAGCCGTCTATTCCGATGCGGATGCGCGGAGCCCGCATGTCAAGATGGCGGACGAAGCGGTCCATATCGGTCCTTCTCCTGCCGCAGAATCCTATCTGATCGCCGAGAAGATCATCCAGGCTTGCAAGGACACCGGCGCGGAAGCCGTGCATCCCGGCTATGGTTTTCTGTCCGAGCGCACGAGCTTCGCGCAGGAACTGGCGGACAATGATATTGCCTTTATCGGGCCGCCACCCAATGCGATCGCCGCGATGGGCGACAAGATCGAGTCGAAGAAACTGGCCGAGAAGGCAGGCGTCAGCGTTGTTCCCGGTCATATTGGCGAGATTGACGATACCGAACATGCCGTGCGCATTTCTTCGGAAATCGGCTATCCGGTGATGATGAAAGCCAGTGCCGGCGGCGGCGGCAAGGGCATGCGCCTCGCGTGGAACGAGAAAGACGTTCGCGAAGGCTTTGAGGCGACCAAGCGCGAAGGCCTTGCCAGCTTTGGCGATGACCGCGTGTTTATCGAGAAATTCATCGAACAGCCGCGCCATATCGAAATCCAGGTGCTCGGCGATAAACATGGCAATGTTATCTATCTGGGCGAACGTGAATGTTCGATCCAGCGGCGCCACCAGAAGGTCGTCGAGGAAGCGCCATCGCCCTTCGTCGATCCGGAAATGCGCAAGAAAATGGGCGAACAGGCGGTCGCTTTGTCGCAGGCCGTGGGCTATTATAGCGCCGGTACGGTCGAGCTGATCGTGGGCGCGGACAAGAGCTTCTATTTCCTTGAAATGAACACCCGTCTGCAGGTCGAGCATCCGGTCACCGAATATATCACCGGTCTCGATCTGGTCGAACAGATGATCCGCGTCGCCTATGGCGAGAAACTGCCGCTGACCCAGGACGAGGTCACCCTGACGGGCTGGGCGGTCGAAAACCGTGTCTATGCAGAAGATCCTTATCGCGGCTTCCTGCCGTCCACCGGTCGTCTGGTCAAATATCGGCCACCGGCAGCCGAAGAGGGTATTCGCGTCGACGATGGCGTGGCCGAAGGCGGCGAGGTGTCGATCTTCTACGATCCGATGATCGCCAAGCTGATCACCTATGGCGAGACCCGGATCGAGGCGATTGACCGCCAGATCGACGCGCTCAACCGGTTCGAGCTGGTTGGCCCCGGTCACAATATCGATTTCCTCTCGGCGCTGATGCAGCACGAGCGTTTCCGTGAAGGTAATATCACCACCAATTTCATCGCCGAGGAATATCCCGACGGTTTCCAGGGCGCTCCGGCGTCGGACGAACTGATTGCCAATCTTGCCGCTATCGGCGCTTTTGCCGCGACAGCGCACGCCGACCGCGCGCGCCGCGTCGACAGCCAGCTCGGCAAGCGGCTCGAAGCGCCATCGGAATGGCAGGTCAAGATCGGTGACAAGACGATGGATGTTACCATCTCGGAAGAAGAAATTTCGGTCGATGGCGTCGCGATCGATCTGTCCACCGAATATACGCCGGGTGACAGCCTGATCCTCGCCGAGGTTGCGGGCAAGCCGCTGTCGGTGAAGATCGCCAAGACCGCCGACGGTTTTGCGCTCAACAGCCATGGCGCGACCCACAAAGCACGGATATTGCCGGCCCATGTTGCGCAACATGCCGTGCACATGATCGAGAAGATCCCGCCCGATCTCTCGAAATTCCTGCTCTGCCCGATGCCCGGCCTGCTGGTCGCACTGCATGTGGGCGAGGGCGACGCCGTTGTCGAGGGCCAGCCGCTGGCGGTGGTCGAGGCCATGAAAATGGAGAATATTCTCCGGGCCGAGAAAAACGGCGTGGTAAAATCCGTGGAAGCCGCGCAAGGTGATAGCCTTGCCGTCGATGCCGTGATACTCGAACTGGAATAG